One segment of Thermus hydrothermalis DNA contains the following:
- the dprA gene encoding DNA-processing protein DprA, whose amino-acid sequence MDPLALAFLPGIGPKRLLEALSWEDPLAFLRERFPEAASLYPEAERRAKRERRRAEALGVRILGLWEEGFPESLKRLPQPPTHLYLRGELPEEAQAVAIVGTRKASAWALGFTRRLARELAEAGLWVVSGLARGIDREAHLGALEGGGRSLGVLGSALDRVYPPEHRPLAERMDLVSEFPLGTGPKPEFFPRRNRLIAGLARAVLVVEAPLDSGALITAKHALELGKEVLAVPGRPTDPASLGTNRLIQDGAYPVLEAGDVLSYLGFSPKPKVAPELSPEEATLYALLCQGEALPEDLAQATGFAPERVLSLLTLLELKGLARALPGGRYGPG is encoded by the coding sequence GTGGACCCCTTGGCCCTGGCCTTCCTGCCTGGGATTGGCCCCAAGCGGCTCCTGGAGGCGCTTTCCTGGGAAGACCCCCTGGCCTTTTTAAGGGAGCGCTTTCCCGAGGCGGCAAGCCTTTACCCGGAGGCGGAAAGGCGCGCCAAACGGGAACGGAGGCGGGCGGAGGCTTTGGGGGTGCGCATCCTTGGCCTCTGGGAGGAGGGCTTTCCCGAAAGCCTAAAAAGGCTTCCCCAGCCCCCCACGCACCTTTACCTTCGGGGAGAGCTCCCCGAGGAGGCGCAGGCGGTGGCCATCGTGGGTACCCGTAAGGCCTCCGCCTGGGCCCTAGGCTTCACCCGGAGGCTCGCCCGGGAGCTGGCGGAGGCGGGGCTTTGGGTGGTTTCGGGCCTCGCCCGGGGTATAGACCGGGAAGCCCACCTGGGCGCTTTGGAAGGGGGCGGGCGGAGCTTGGGCGTCTTGGGAAGCGCCCTGGACCGGGTCTACCCGCCGGAACACCGCCCTTTGGCGGAGCGCATGGACCTGGTTTCCGAGTTTCCCTTGGGGACGGGGCCTAAGCCCGAGTTTTTCCCCAGGCGGAACCGCCTCATCGCAGGGCTTGCCCGGGCGGTTTTGGTGGTGGAGGCCCCCTTGGACTCCGGGGCCCTCATCACGGCCAAACACGCCTTGGAACTGGGAAAGGAGGTGCTGGCGGTCCCAGGCCGCCCCACGGACCCCGCTTCCTTGGGGACGAACCGCCTCATCCAGGACGGGGCGTACCCCGTCCTCGAGGCCGGGGACGTCCTTTCCTACCTGGGGTTTTCCCCTAAGCCCAAGGTTGCGCCGGAGCTTTCCCCGGAAGAGGCCACCCTTTACGCCCTCCTTTGCCAGGGGGAAGCCTTGCCGGAGGACCTGGCCCAGGCTACGGGGTTCGCCCCGGAAAGGGTGCTCTCCCTCCTCACCCTCCTGGAACTCAAGGGCCTGGCCCGGGCCCTTCCCGGAGGGCGCTACGGGCCAGGCTAG